The Chryseolinea soli genome contains a region encoding:
- a CDS encoding TolC family protein: MKKTTMTMRTKRIWNYVTTGCIVILVTACSLPSSLVEKNENKKTPEGYKINNPQDTVNTAKVNWKEFFTDPNLVGLIDTALHNNQEYNIVLQEINIARNEVRARKGEYLPFVGIGASAGVEKPGKYTTQGAVEENLNIKEDTRFPEPLPNYALGLNASWEVDIWKKLRNAKKAAMYHYLSTTEGRNFLVTNLIAEIANSYYELMALDNRLEILKRNIEIQQNALEIVRMEKQAAKVTELAVRRFEAEVLKNRSHLFDIQQSITETENRINFLVGRFPQHIARNSQTFTDLPLDSIHAGIPSQLLQNRTDIRQAEFDLAAAKINIKVAKANFYPSLHISAGVGYEAFNTKYLISTPQSLLYTVAGDLMQPLINRNAIKAYYYTATSKQIQAVYNYERTVLNAYIEVANQLSNIRNLSRSYDLQSQQVAALTQSIDISVRLFRSARADYMEVLLTQRDALDSKFELIETKKQQLNAKVDVYRALGGGWN, encoded by the coding sequence ATGAAAAAGACAACGATGACCATGCGCACTAAAAGAATATGGAATTACGTAACCACGGGTTGTATTGTCATCCTGGTTACCGCTTGCAGTTTGCCATCTTCTTTGGTGGAGAAGAATGAAAATAAAAAAACACCGGAGGGTTATAAGATCAATAACCCGCAGGATACCGTGAACACGGCAAAAGTAAACTGGAAGGAATTTTTCACCGATCCGAATCTGGTTGGACTCATTGATACGGCGCTGCACAACAATCAGGAGTATAACATCGTGTTGCAGGAAATTAACATTGCCCGAAACGAAGTGAGGGCCCGAAAAGGAGAGTACCTGCCGTTTGTGGGCATCGGCGCCAGTGCCGGTGTTGAAAAGCCCGGTAAGTATACCACGCAAGGTGCCGTGGAGGAGAACCTGAACATTAAGGAAGACACGCGTTTTCCGGAACCTCTGCCGAATTATGCATTGGGGTTGAATGCATCCTGGGAAGTGGACATCTGGAAAAAACTGAGGAATGCAAAGAAGGCCGCCATGTATCACTACCTGTCGACAACAGAAGGCAGGAACTTCCTGGTCACCAACCTGATTGCCGAGATCGCGAATTCCTATTACGAGCTGATGGCGTTGGATAACCGGTTGGAAATTCTGAAAAGAAACATCGAGATCCAGCAGAACGCCCTCGAGATCGTGCGGATGGAAAAGCAAGCCGCGAAAGTGACCGAATTGGCGGTGCGCAGGTTTGAGGCCGAGGTGCTCAAAAACAGAAGCCATCTGTTCGACATCCAGCAGTCGATCACTGAAACGGAGAACAGAATTAATTTTCTGGTGGGGAGATTCCCGCAGCATATCGCCAGGAACTCACAGACCTTCACCGATCTGCCTTTGGATTCTATTCACGCCGGCATTCCATCGCAGCTGTTGCAAAACCGCACCGATATCCGCCAGGCTGAATTTGATCTGGCAGCGGCCAAGATCAACATAAAAGTTGCCAAGGCTAATTTTTATCCATCGCTGCACATCAGCGCGGGTGTGGGATACGAGGCGTTTAATACCAAGTACCTGATTTCCACGCCGCAGTCACTGCTCTACACCGTGGCAGGTGACCTGATGCAGCCCCTGATCAACCGGAATGCGATCAAAGCTTACTATTACACGGCTACCTCGAAGCAAATTCAGGCGGTGTACAACTACGAACGCACGGTGCTGAACGCCTACATTGAAGTGGCCAATCAGCTGTCGAATATTCGTAACCTGTCAAGAAGTTATGATCTTCAATCCCAACAGGTGGCGGCACTGACGCAGTCGATCGACATATCCGTGCGCCTGTTCAGATCGGCCCGTGCTGACTATATGGAAGTATTGCTCACCCAACGCGATGCCTTGGACTCTAAATTTGAACTGATTGAAACCAAAAAGCAACAGTTGAATGCCAAGGTTGATGTCTACCGGGCATTGGGCGGCGGATGGAACTAA
- a CDS encoding RNA polymerase sigma factor — protein MNQELENTFLKALEQNQQKLLRICSVYAEDADDKKDLFQEAVINIWQAMPAFEEKSSLSTWMFRITLNVCLRLQSRQVRKRDRFLKMDSIRIENITIEETSSEDHERLIKLRACIKKLNDADRAVITLYLEELPYKEISEITGLTENHVAVMIKRIKEKLLNCIIERS, from the coding sequence ATGAATCAGGAACTTGAAAACACCTTTTTAAAGGCGTTAGAGCAAAATCAGCAGAAGCTGCTTAGGATTTGCTCTGTTTATGCCGAAGATGCCGACGACAAAAAAGACCTTTTCCAGGAAGCGGTGATCAATATCTGGCAGGCTATGCCCGCTTTTGAGGAAAAATCTTCGCTCAGCACCTGGATGTTTAGAATTACGCTCAACGTCTGCCTTCGTCTGCAATCCAGACAAGTGAGAAAGCGAGACCGTTTCCTGAAGATGGACAGCATCAGGATAGAAAACATCACAATCGAAGAGACCAGCAGTGAGGATCATGAGCGGCTGATAAAACTCAGAGCCTGTATCAAGAAACTCAACGATGCCGACAGAGCCGTCATCACGCTCTACCTGGAGGAATTGCCCTATAAGGAAATCTCGGAAATCACGGGCCTGACGGAAAATCATGTCGCGGTGATGATCAAAAGAATCAAGGAAAAATTGTTGAACTGTATAATCGAAAGGTCATGA
- a CDS encoding nuclear transport factor 2 family protein, translating into MTTKELLDTYYKGFAKKQGWEVTIADDFKFIGGDMTKTDPIVGKQAYLEIIKRFSALFTDMRPKEIFTSEEGAFVLANYDYVFPNGKSINANVAELWSVKNGKLDALTIFFDTEGFQKFLKG; encoded by the coding sequence ATGACCACAAAAGAACTCCTGGACACTTACTACAAAGGCTTTGCAAAAAAACAAGGCTGGGAAGTAACCATTGCCGATGACTTCAAATTTATCGGCGGCGATATGACGAAGACGGACCCGATCGTGGGCAAGCAAGCTTACCTTGAGATCATCAAGCGGTTTAGCGCACTCTTTACCGATATGCGTCCGAAAGAAATTTTCACCTCGGAAGAAGGCGCCTTTGTACTGGCCAATTATGACTATGTTTTCCCCAACGGCAAAAGCATCAACGCCAACGTGGCTGAATTATGGAGTGTCAAAAATGGCAAACTGGACGCTTTGACTATTTTCTTTGATACAGAGGGCTTTCAAAAATTTCTGAAAGGATAA
- a CDS encoding GlxA family transcriptional regulator: protein MKQLTILVPNGYHNLSSVVGSYEVFLKANAFYQSLGRKPVFKITLASTSKTVKLHDNLFAIRPHAQIEKIARTDLIIIPAVRPDFSQSVRQVKALNNWLIEMHGKGAEIASICTGAFLLASTGLLESKSCSTHWMAAHEFRQMFPGVNLGTDKLITDEDGIYTNGGAFSFLNLLLYLVEKYYDRQTAIYCSKIFQVDIDRQSQSPFTIFSTQKKHGDEVVKKAQVHIESKLTEKISMGELSSKLNVSRRNFDRRFIKATGNTPVEYLQRAKIEAAKKALETSRKNVNEVMYDVGYSDVKAFREVFRKITGMSPLDYRNKYNKDAAI, encoded by the coding sequence ATGAAGCAGCTAACCATTCTCGTCCCAAACGGATACCACAATCTCAGCAGTGTTGTTGGCTCCTATGAAGTATTCTTAAAGGCCAACGCTTTTTACCAAAGCCTGGGAAGAAAGCCGGTATTCAAAATAACGCTGGCCAGCACGTCGAAAACCGTGAAGTTGCATGACAATCTATTTGCCATAAGACCACACGCGCAGATAGAAAAGATTGCCCGGACCGACTTGATCATTATTCCGGCTGTGCGGCCTGATTTTTCGCAGAGCGTCCGGCAAGTCAAAGCCCTTAATAACTGGCTGATTGAAATGCACGGCAAGGGCGCAGAAATTGCGAGCATTTGCACGGGCGCTTTTCTCCTCGCCTCCACCGGTTTATTGGAGAGCAAGAGCTGCTCCACGCATTGGATGGCCGCCCATGAATTCAGGCAAATGTTTCCGGGGGTGAACCTGGGCACCGATAAGCTGATCACCGACGAAGATGGCATCTACACCAACGGTGGTGCATTTTCTTTTCTGAACCTGCTGCTCTACCTCGTGGAAAAATATTATGATCGCCAGACCGCCATTTATTGTTCAAAGATCTTTCAAGTCGATATCGACCGGCAGAGCCAATCGCCGTTCACCATTTTCTCTACGCAGAAAAAACACGGCGATGAGGTAGTAAAAAAAGCGCAGGTGCATATCGAAAGTAAATTGACCGAAAAAATTTCGATGGGAGAGCTCTCCTCAAAGCTCAACGTGAGCCGGAGGAATTTCGACAGACGCTTTATTAAAGCAACGGGCAATACACCGGTGGAATATTTGCAGCGCGCGAAAATAGAAGCGGCAAAGAAAGCGTTGGAGACCAGTCGCAAAAACGTAAACGAGGTGATGTATGATGTGGGCTATTCGGATGTCAAAGCTTTTCGCGAAGTGTTTAGAAAGATAACGGGCATGTCGCCCTTGGACTACCGGAACAAGTATAATAAGGACGCGGCGATTTGA
- a CDS encoding M81 family metallopeptidase, giving the protein MALIHCSKPVKKLPRIAIAGLAIESSTFSPALTHEEAFHAKVGDTILSSYSFLAPDSLDRKRAQWFPALIGRALPGGVVTREAYESLVKQTLDLLKKDLPYDGLFFDIHGAMSVVGLDDPEGDLIVRIREVVGNETVISTSMDLHGNVSWRLAQNSDLITCYRMAPHEDAVQSDKRAVDNLLSRIESGKGKPAYKAYVAVPILLPGEKTSTRVDPGKSLYAQVAPAAAQPGVTDAAIWIGYAWADEPRNHAVVMVTGDDKEKVTKAAEDMAKSFWNVRNEFAFIAPTASLKEALDKAVVSDKHPFMISDMGDNPTAGGAGDVTWTLNEILARPEFKSEKGPSLIYASLPGPELVEKAIQAGVGGKVDGFAGAAIDSRFSPPVRLVGVVKAIEQGDEHAETEVVVRVGSVNVIVTKKRKPYHREVDFTRLGLDPRKTDIVVVKLGYLVPELYDMRADWIMALTPGGVDQDLERLPFKRIERPMFPFNKDMADPDLSAKLVPLSGAK; this is encoded by the coding sequence ATGGCCCTGATCCATTGCAGTAAACCGGTCAAGAAACTTCCCCGAATAGCCATTGCAGGCTTAGCCATTGAATCCAGCACATTTTCACCGGCGTTAACACACGAAGAAGCGTTTCATGCCAAAGTAGGAGACACCATTTTGTCGTCGTATTCATTTTTGGCTCCCGATTCACTGGACCGCAAGCGAGCCCAATGGTTTCCGGCCTTGATCGGACGCGCGCTGCCCGGAGGCGTCGTGACACGCGAGGCCTATGAGTCGTTAGTAAAACAAACATTGGACTTGCTGAAGAAAGACCTTCCCTACGACGGTTTGTTCTTTGACATCCATGGAGCCATGAGCGTGGTCGGTCTCGACGATCCGGAAGGAGATCTGATTGTCAGAATACGGGAAGTGGTGGGAAACGAAACCGTCATCTCGACCTCCATGGATCTGCATGGAAACGTTTCCTGGCGTCTGGCTCAAAATAGCGACTTGATCACCTGCTACCGGATGGCCCCCCATGAAGATGCCGTGCAATCCGATAAGCGTGCTGTAGATAACTTGTTATCGAGGATCGAAAGCGGTAAAGGTAAGCCGGCTTACAAAGCCTATGTCGCTGTACCCATTTTGTTGCCGGGAGAAAAGACCAGTACGCGGGTTGATCCAGGAAAAAGTTTATATGCGCAAGTGGCACCCGCCGCTGCACAGCCCGGCGTGACCGACGCTGCGATCTGGATCGGCTATGCGTGGGCAGATGAACCCCGCAATCACGCCGTCGTGATGGTGACCGGCGACGATAAAGAAAAAGTGACCAAAGCTGCAGAAGATATGGCCAAGAGTTTTTGGAATGTAAGAAACGAATTCGCATTCATTGCCCCTACCGCTTCGTTAAAAGAAGCATTGGACAAAGCCGTTGTCAGCGACAAACATCCCTTTATGATCAGCGATATGGGCGACAACCCAACGGCTGGCGGTGCAGGCGATGTTACCTGGACATTGAATGAGATCCTCGCGCGTCCCGAGTTCAAGTCCGAAAAAGGCCCGTCGCTCATCTATGCTTCACTGCCCGGACCAGAGTTGGTGGAGAAAGCGATTCAAGCGGGAGTAGGAGGGAAGGTAGACGGCTTTGCAGGTGCTGCGATTGATTCGCGTTTCTCACCACCCGTGAGATTGGTTGGTGTTGTAAAAGCCATCGAGCAGGGAGACGAGCATGCAGAAACAGAAGTAGTAGTAAGAGTCGGAAGCGTAAATGTGATCGTCACCAAAAAGCGCAAGCCTTATCACCGGGAAGTAGATTTCACAAGGCTTGGGCTGGACCCACGGAAGACGGATATCGTAGTGGTGAAACTCGGCTACCTGGTGCCGGAACTTTACGACATGCGGGCGGACTGGATCATGGCCCTGACGCCCGGTGGTGTTGATCAGGATCTGGAAAGATTACCCTTCAAAAGGATCGAGCGCCCGATGTTTCCATTTAACAAAGATATGGCTGACCCGGATCTGAGTGCGAAACTGGTACCATTGTCGGGCGCTAAATAG
- a CDS encoding DUF4268 domain-containing protein — MNPVLSAEGMKINWMNYHTKIKGVYFRMDAGLKSAAISISLEHGDAEIQELYFEQFQQFKDLLHATLDEEWDWQLHVPVEGRIVSRIYKELPRVSVMNKDHWPDLISFFKPRIIALDSFWENAKYSFEG, encoded by the coding sequence ATGAACCCGGTTCTTTCGGCCGAGGGCATGAAGATCAACTGGATGAACTATCACACCAAAATTAAAGGGGTTTACTTCCGCATGGACGCAGGGCTGAAGTCGGCCGCCATTTCTATTTCGCTCGAACATGGCGATGCGGAGATCCAGGAATTATACTTCGAGCAGTTCCAGCAATTTAAAGACCTCCTGCACGCCACGCTCGACGAGGAATGGGATTGGCAGTTGCACGTTCCTGTTGAGGGCAGGATCGTCAGCAGGATATATAAAGAGTTGCCCCGTGTATCGGTAATGAACAAAGATCACTGGCCCGACCTGATCTCCTTCTTCAAGCCGCGCATCATTGCGCTCGACAGTTTTTGGGAAAATGCAAAGTATAGTTTCGAGGGCTGA
- a CDS encoding PQQ-dependent sugar dehydrogenase → MISTSPLLKPLCKYSVLLIIVALSGLTSCNKVKEQALYSSDTESIHAGEALFSKNCSACHNFRIDGIGPNLAGVTQDTSKSWIKGFISNPQNYIDQKDHRALDLKADFKGVMPAFGQFSDGEMENLLAFLHTKVKRLIKNNYDTLTAIKDPFPDSIPMSDLQVDLEPVTQMPASSNKNLFTRITKFQSAPNGGFYVLDLRGTLYVVEKNKATPYFDIKKEESAFIDEPGMATGFGSFAFHPEFKSNGLLYTTHAEPPKSKPADFTYADSIPSTLQWVLTEWKTDKPGQVPFAGKGREILRWDMVTQMHGVQEIAFNPYAKPKDADYGLLYIGIGDAGAIEYGYPFLAGNEHCYLGSIFRIDPLGTNSKNGRYGIPAINPFAKDTSPGTVKEIYAYGFRNPHRITWLRTGEILAGNVGQHHIESLYKVMEGKNHGWPIREGNFVIDSEGDINLVYPLPPNDSINHLVYPVIQYDHDEGLAMAGGYEYKGKAIPAFAGKFILGDIAKGKVFIADVSKIREGKQADIHRLHLRIGGKETTLLAIAGLGRVDMRLGQDAQGEMYVMTKYDGRIYKMVRAEKVK, encoded by the coding sequence ATGATTTCCACGTCACCCCTCTTAAAACCTCTGTGCAAATATTCGGTGCTGCTCATCATCGTTGCGCTGTCTGGACTCACCTCCTGCAATAAAGTAAAAGAACAAGCGCTCTACTCATCGGATACCGAATCGATCCACGCGGGCGAAGCATTATTTTCCAAAAATTGCAGTGCGTGTCACAATTTTCGGATAGACGGTATAGGACCCAACCTGGCCGGTGTGACACAGGATACTTCAAAATCATGGATCAAAGGGTTCATCAGCAATCCCCAAAACTATATCGATCAAAAAGATCACCGGGCACTTGACCTGAAAGCCGATTTCAAAGGTGTGATGCCCGCGTTCGGTCAGTTCAGCGATGGCGAGATGGAAAACCTGCTGGCCTTCCTCCACACCAAGGTGAAGCGTCTGATAAAAAACAACTATGACACGCTCACGGCCATCAAAGATCCCTTCCCGGATTCCATACCGATGTCGGACCTCCAGGTTGATCTCGAACCGGTTACACAGATGCCCGCTTCGAGTAACAAAAACCTGTTTACGCGGATAACGAAATTTCAGTCCGCACCGAACGGCGGTTTTTATGTTCTCGATCTCCGCGGCACCCTCTATGTGGTGGAGAAAAATAAAGCGACTCCCTATTTCGATATAAAGAAAGAAGAGTCCGCTTTTATCGACGAACCCGGCATGGCCACGGGCTTTGGCAGTTTTGCGTTTCATCCCGAATTCAAATCCAACGGTCTGCTCTACACCACCCACGCCGAGCCACCCAAAAGCAAACCAGCAGATTTCACCTATGCCGACTCTATCCCCTCTACGTTACAGTGGGTGCTGACCGAGTGGAAAACAGACAAGCCCGGCCAGGTTCCCTTTGCCGGCAAAGGCCGTGAAATTCTTCGCTGGGATATGGTCACTCAGATGCACGGCGTGCAGGAGATCGCGTTCAATCCCTATGCAAAACCGAAAGATGCCGACTACGGACTTCTTTACATCGGCATCGGCGATGCGGGAGCAATAGAATATGGATACCCCTTCCTGGCTGGAAACGAACATTGCTACCTGGGCTCGATTTTCAGGATAGATCCCCTGGGCACCAACAGCAAGAACGGTCGCTATGGCATTCCCGCCATCAATCCCTTTGCAAAGGACACCTCCCCGGGCACCGTCAAAGAGATCTATGCCTATGGGTTTCGAAATCCACACCGCATCACGTGGCTGAGAACGGGCGAAATATTGGCGGGCAATGTCGGCCAACATCATATCGAGTCGCTCTATAAAGTGATGGAGGGTAAAAATCACGGCTGGCCCATCCGCGAGGGAAACTTCGTGATCGACTCCGAGGGCGACATCAACCTGGTCTATCCGCTGCCTCCGAACGATTCCATCAACCACCTGGTGTATCCCGTGATACAATACGATCACGACGAAGGCCTTGCCATGGCGGGAGGATATGAATACAAAGGCAAAGCCATACCGGCCTTCGCCGGAAAATTCATCCTGGGCGATATCGCCAAAGGAAAGGTCTTCATCGCCGACGTGTCAAAAATCCGCGAAGGCAAACAAGCCGACATTCACCGGCTGCACTTGCGCATCGGAGGCAAAGAGACCACGCTGCTGGCCATCGCCGGCTTAGGTCGCGTGGACATGCGTCTTGGCCAGGACGCCCAGGGAGAAATGTATGTGATGACCAAATACGATGGCCGGATCTACAAAATGGTGCGGGCAGAAAAGGTGAAGTAA
- a CDS encoding RidA family protein, whose amino-acid sequence MQSSIIIDKLKSLGITFGEVPQPGGSYVAVNIRGNVAYVAIQLPIKDNQFYFLGRLGKEVTTEQGYEAAKMAATNVLLQIDKFVGYDRIIGLNHADIYYQVHDTWDEGPQVANGASDLFLKVLGDRGLHTRAILGVDKLPKNHSVALVTSFTIK is encoded by the coding sequence ATGCAAAGCAGTATTATCATTGACAAACTGAAATCCCTTGGCATAACCTTTGGTGAAGTGCCTCAACCCGGAGGGTCCTACGTGGCCGTCAACATCCGGGGGAACGTCGCCTATGTGGCCATCCAACTTCCCATCAAAGACAACCAGTTTTACTTTCTCGGTCGCCTCGGCAAAGAGGTCACCACCGAGCAAGGCTACGAGGCCGCAAAGATGGCAGCCACGAATGTGCTATTACAGATCGATAAATTCGTGGGCTACGATCGGATCATAGGATTGAACCACGCCGACATCTACTACCAGGTCCACGACACCTGGGACGAAGGCCCCCAGGTAGCCAACGGAGCATCCGATCTGTTCCTTAAAGTCTTAGGCGACCGCGGACTCCACACCCGCGCCATCCTTGGTGTCGACAAATTGCCAAAGAATCACAGCGTCGCACTTGTTACTTCTTTCACGATCAAATGA
- a CDS encoding amidase family protein, translated as MLTYLDWMRSSYYVSVAGNPALSVPCAFSKSELPIGMQIVGRYNADFRVLQMGFAFEQATKVGKRRPAIAV; from the coding sequence ATGCTGACCTATCTCGACTGGATGCGTTCGTCTTATTACGTCTCTGTCGCGGGCAACCCGGCTTTGTCCGTGCCCTGTGCTTTTTCGAAGAGCGAGCTTCCGATCGGGATGCAAATTGTGGGGAGGTATAATGCGGACTTCAGGGTGTTGCAAATGGGGTTCGCGTTCGAACAAGCGACCAAGGTCGGAAAGCGCCGGCCGGCGATCGCGGTCTGA
- a CDS encoding amidase family protein, which produces MKNKITRRQMILKSSAATLASIGLTSIVVAKDHAAPGSEGKPVPAPDEICFMTAVELAAWLRTKKISAREVMTAHLKQIANVNSKVNAIVTFVPEEQLMAQALAADEMIAKGNTTGALHGLPIAVKDLIETQGLRTTYGSPLWKDLVPTQDALIVERQKNAGAIVIGKTNVPELGMGSQTFNPVFGPTFNPYDPSKTCGGSTGGGATALACGMTPLADGSDMAGSLRNPGSFCNVVGLRTSPGRVPLAAVKIANQTLSVQGPMARTVSDCALLLSVQAGPDLRSPLSLADDPRQFAKPLGRDFKGVRVAFIKDLGLPWEKEVIDAVHSQRKVFEDLGCIVEENEPDMTDANECFVNFRHWQYEAQYGDLLEGNSDKMNAYTKWHITEGRKLTGPYLSRLEMKRSALYRRVQQFLTKYEFLIMPVSQVLPFDVNTPYPIR; this is translated from the coding sequence ATGAAAAACAAAATTACCCGCCGCCAGATGATCCTGAAGAGTTCTGCGGCAACGCTCGCATCCATCGGCCTTACTTCGATCGTCGTGGCCAAAGATCATGCCGCACCCGGCAGCGAAGGCAAGCCCGTGCCAGCACCCGATGAAATCTGTTTTATGACCGCGGTGGAACTGGCCGCATGGTTAAGAACAAAAAAGATCTCCGCGCGCGAAGTCATGACGGCCCACCTCAAACAGATCGCAAACGTAAATTCAAAAGTGAATGCCATCGTTACGTTTGTGCCCGAAGAGCAACTGATGGCACAAGCGCTTGCCGCCGACGAAATGATCGCCAAAGGAAATACAACCGGGGCGCTACACGGATTGCCGATCGCGGTGAAAGACCTCATCGAAACCCAGGGTCTGAGAACGACGTATGGCTCGCCCCTGTGGAAAGATCTTGTCCCAACACAGGATGCATTGATTGTCGAGCGTCAGAAAAATGCGGGTGCGATCGTGATCGGAAAAACAAATGTGCCCGAGCTTGGTATGGGATCGCAAACTTTCAATCCTGTCTTTGGCCCAACGTTCAATCCTTATGATCCATCCAAGACCTGCGGGGGCAGCACCGGTGGCGGCGCAACCGCGCTGGCCTGTGGCATGACGCCCCTCGCCGATGGCAGCGATATGGCTGGATCCTTGCGCAACCCGGGCAGCTTCTGTAATGTGGTAGGCCTTCGAACCTCACCAGGAAGGGTACCGCTTGCGGCCGTAAAAATTGCAAATCAAACGTTGAGTGTACAGGGGCCCATGGCACGTACCGTTTCAGATTGTGCTCTGCTTCTAAGTGTTCAGGCCGGGCCCGACCTCCGTTCACCATTGTCTCTTGCGGACGATCCGAGACAATTCGCTAAACCATTGGGTCGTGATTTCAAAGGCGTCAGGGTTGCATTCATCAAAGACCTCGGCTTGCCTTGGGAAAAAGAAGTCATCGACGCTGTTCATTCCCAACGCAAAGTATTCGAGGACCTGGGTTGCATTGTTGAGGAAAACGAACCGGACATGACCGACGCCAACGAATGCTTTGTCAATTTCCGGCACTGGCAATACGAGGCACAATACGGGGACCTGCTGGAAGGCAACAGCGATAAAATGAATGCGTACACCAAATGGCACATCACAGAAGGACGCAAGCTGACCGGACCCTACCTTTCACGCCTCGAGATGAAGCGCTCGGCGTTGTACAGACGCGTGCAACAGTTCCTGACAAAATATGAATTCCTCATCATGCCCGTGAGCCAGGTGTTGCCCTTTGATGTCAATACGCCTTATCCGATCAGATAG
- a CDS encoding YybH family protein, with product MKKILTSISLVLVLMGCSRTTVDTKAEGDKLMQLSREWSQYASKRDVEKTLSYWADDATVISAGDATLKGKTAIRQMVEGSYKDPSFQISWEPQQAEIAQSGELGYLLEKTTIIANDSTGNPVTHQYNSVSVWKKQADGVWKNVLDVLSPEGSK from the coding sequence ATGAAAAAAATACTCACCTCGATTTCTCTCGTGCTCGTCCTGATGGGCTGCAGCCGGACCACCGTCGACACAAAGGCCGAAGGCGACAAACTCATGCAGCTGAGCCGGGAATGGTCGCAATATGCCAGCAAGCGCGACGTAGAGAAAACCTTAAGCTATTGGGCCGACGACGCCACCGTGATCTCAGCGGGAGATGCCACCTTGAAAGGTAAAACGGCCATACGCCAGATGGTGGAAGGGAGTTATAAAGATCCCAGTTTCCAGATCAGCTGGGAACCTCAGCAAGCTGAGATCGCCCAGAGCGGCGAGTTGGGATACCTGTTGGAGAAAACTACGATAATAGCCAACGACTCCACCGGAAATCCTGTGACGCATCAATACAACTCCGTCAGCGTGTGGAAGAAGCAAGCCGATGGTGTATGGAAAAATGTGCTGGACGTTTTGAGTCCAGAGGGCTCGAAGTAG
- a CDS encoding DUF3500 domain-containing protein, translated as MRNSVALFFCAALLLGGSACSSDDDNTTADTTDTGETNPDPIEVSSCSSSTGMEKIICLSDAFKTQLTSSQLAAAQRTYTTSEAMKWSNFPEALYGQRVGLDFGSMTSTQIQYAKALLKEIAGTSDNEGWDELQKLLNADEYLKENGGGSDYGAANYYIAFLGTPAATGTFEIQYGGHHVAFANTYTDGVLVGATPSFRGIEPFSAFEWNGETNQPLVQEKDALSAMLTALSSDQLTSAKLASTFSDLVAGPQKDANFPTTPSGVKGGDLSSEQKDLILTAIKTYVEDVEDAEAILTKYTTELDDTYIAYSGTTGLTTTNDYVRIDGPSVWIEYSCQRGVVLSGTHPHSVWRDKLTDYGGN; from the coding sequence ATGAGAAACTCAGTAGCCCTTTTCTTTTGTGCTGCGCTCTTGTTGGGAGGTAGTGCGTGTAGCAGCGATGATGACAACACCACTGCGGATACTACCGATACGGGCGAAACAAACCCGGACCCGATCGAGGTGTCGAGCTGTTCATCATCAACCGGTATGGAGAAGATCATTTGTCTTTCCGATGCCTTTAAAACGCAATTGACTTCGTCGCAATTGGCCGCAGCGCAGCGAACATACACGACGAGCGAGGCCATGAAGTGGTCTAACTTTCCGGAGGCGCTCTACGGCCAGCGCGTAGGGCTTGACTTTGGCTCCATGACCTCGACCCAGATCCAATATGCAAAAGCGCTGTTAAAAGAAATCGCAGGCACGAGCGACAACGAGGGCTGGGATGAGCTTCAAAAATTGCTGAACGCCGATGAATACTTGAAAGAAAATGGTGGTGGCTCCGACTACGGCGCAGCAAACTACTACATCGCATTTCTCGGCACACCTGCCGCTACCGGCACATTTGAAATTCAGTACGGTGGGCACCATGTGGCCTTTGCAAACACGTATACCGACGGTGTGCTCGTGGGCGCAACGCCATCTTTCAGAGGCATAGAACCGTTCTCGGCGTTTGAATGGAATGGCGAAACAAACCAGCCGTTGGTTCAAGAGAAGGACGCCCTTTCAGCGATGCTGACCGCCCTGTCATCCGATCAGTTGACGTCTGCCAAGCTGGCGTCAACCTTTTCAGACTTAGTTGCCGGGCCTCAAAAGGATGCCAATTTTCCCACAACACCCTCCGGGGTGAAAGGCGGCGATCTTTCTTCCGAACAGAAGGATCTGATCCTGACCGCCATCAAGACCTATGTAGAAGATGTAGAAGATGCCGAGGCCATACTAACCAAGTATACAACCGAACTCGACGACACCTACATCGCCTATTCCGGAACAACCGGTCTCACAACAACCAATGACTACGTACGCATCGACGGCCCTTCGGTGTGGATTGAATACTCCTGCCAACGCGGTGTGGTGCTCTCCGGGACCCACCCTCACTCGGTGTGGCGTGATAAGCTGACCGACTACGGAGGAAATTAA